DNA from Mesorhizobium loti R88b:
TGCCGAATTTCTTGTGGCCGGTGCGCAGCGCCTCGACGAAGGTGATGGCTTCGATCACGCCGTAATTGTAGTAGACCGTGCCGAACTTCGAATTGTCCTTCAGGTCGGACTTGCCCTTGTCGAGGATGTCAGCCTTCAGCGTCTTCAAGATGCCGTAGTTGGTGCCCGGCGGGAAGACCGAGACGGCGAGGTAACCGTTGGCGGCGGCGCCCGCCGGACGGGCGTCGTCTTCCGAACCGCTCCAGATATCGCCGATGATGCGATTGGCGGGGAAGCCGACGCGGGCCGCTGTCTTGATCGCCACCGGCGTCATGACGCCCCAGCCGCGCAGGAAGACCCAGTCGGCGTTTGCACGGCGGATCTGCTGCCACTGTGTCTGCTGCTGTTCGCCGGGATGCGGCACCGGGATCTGGATGTCTTCGAAGCCGTATTTCTTGGAGAGGATGCCGAGCGGCTCGATCGTGTCGCGGCCATAGCCGCTATCGTGATAGAGCGTCGCGATCTTCAGCCCCTTGAGCTTGTCATAGCCGCCCGCCTGCTGGGCGATGTAGTCGACGATGATCTGGGCTTCGCTCCAATAGTCGAACACCAACGGATACTGGTAGGGAAAGACGCGACCGTCGGTGGCGATGTTCTGGCCACCGCCAGGGCTGACGATCGGGATCTTGTCGATGCGGGCCTTGTCGGTGAGTGCGACGTCGAGACCGCTCGAATGCGGATAGATTGCCGCCGTCAGCGCGCCGTTGTAGCCGTTCTTGTAGCGCTCGTAGCATTCGATGCCGCGCTCGATCGTGTAGGCCGTCTCGCATTCCTGGACCAGGATCTTGACGCCGTCGACGCCGCCCTCGACCTCGTCGATGTAGCGCAGATAATCGATGTTGCCGGCGCCGAACGGAATGAACGACGGAGCATAGGGTCCGGTGCGGTAGGTAAACAGCGGATAGAGCTGTTGGCCGGTGCCGTCTTCGGCGAAGGACGCGCTGCCCAGCAGCGTGACGGCCATCGCGGCAGCGGCCGCCAGCGACATGGTCTTGGTTAGCAATGACATTGTGCAACCCTTGTTTGAGTGGTTTGACGAAAGTGACGACCGATGCTTGGGAGGAGGCGAAAGACCCGGCGCCGAGGTGTTTCGCCTGTCTGAGTTCAACTGGATGATCGTGTTCGCGAGCGAAGGGCTTCGACGCCGCGCCTTCCCAGGCTCGACAATCCATCCGGTTCCTTGATCAGCAGCACGATGATGATCGTGCCGAAGATGATGTGCTGCAGGTTTGCCAGCGCGCCCTGATCGCCGAGGAATGACAGATCGATGATCAGCGACAGCCGGTCGAGCAGGATCGGCGTCAGCACGATGAAGGCGGCACCGAGAAAATTGCCGAAGATGGTTGCGACGCCGCCGATGATGACGATGAACAGGATCTGGAACGATTTATCGAGATTGAACGCGTGCGCATCCGAGGTGCCAAGATATCCGAAGGCCCAGAGCGCGCCGGCGATGCCAAGGAAAAACGAACTTATGCCGAAGGACAGCAGCTTGCGGCGCGCAACGCGGATGCCGATGACCGAAGCAGCGACATCCATGTCGCGGATCGCCATCCATTCGCGGCCGACGCGGCTTTTGACGATGGCGAAGGCCAGCGCGATCAGCAGCACCGTGGTCGCGATCACCAGATAGTAGCGGCCGGTGGCCGACTGGAGGTCGTAGTCGAGGATCTGCAGTCGCGGCGCCGAGATGGTCAGCGACTGGCTGTCATTCGAAAACCAGCTGAAATTGGTGAACAGCCATTCGAACAGGAACTGGGCGCCCAGCGTCGAAGCGCCGAGATAGAAGCCCTTGATGCGCAGCGACGGCAGCCCGAAGATGACGCCGGCAGCAGCCGCGATCAGGCCGGCAAGGATCAGGACGACCGGCAGCGGCAAGAACGGCGCGCGCAGCAGCAGATTGTAGGTCGAGAAGGCGCCGATCGACATGAAGGCAGCCGAACCAATCGACACCAGCCCCGTATAACCCATCAAAAGGTTCAGCCCGATGCCGGCAAGCCCCATGATCACTGTCGGAATGATGATCGAGCTCAGCCAGTAATCATCGGCAAGGACCGGCACCGCGAAGGCGGCGACCAGGCCAGCGACGACGGCGATGGTGCCTACGCCAAGGGCAGGCCGACGGAGCGGCTTGGACGGGGCGGATTCCTGCAGCGTGGTCACGATCAGACCCTTTCGATTTCGCGATCGCCAAACAGGCCGGCCGGACGCACCAGCAGGAAGCCGACAGCGAGGATGTAGGCCAACCAGGTGGAGACGCTGCCATTGACCAGCGGGCCGACATAGATGTCGGCCAGCGCCTCGGTGGCGCCGACCAGCAGGCCGCCGGCGATGGCGCCCGGGATGGAGGAGAAGCCGCCGATGATCAGCACCGGCAGCGCCTTGAGCGTCACCAGCGACAGCGAATATTGCACGCCCTGGCGCGATCCCCAGACAAGGCCGGCAACCAGGGCCACGATGCCGGCGACGCTCCAGACGATGCGCCAGATGACAGGCAGGCGGATGCCGATCGACTGCGCCGCAAGCGTGTCGGAAGCCACCGCCCGAAGCGAGATGCCCATACGCGTCTTGTTGAAAGTGATGGCCAGCGTGGCGACCAGCGTCAGCGCAATCAACGAGGCAATGATGTCGAACTGGCTGACATAGATGCCGCCGACCTGTACCGCGACATCGGGGATGCCGAGATCGAGCATGTGAACATCCATGCCCATCAGCAATTGGGCAAACCCCTCGATGACATAGCTCAATCCCAAAGTGGCCATGAACAGCGTCAACGGATCGCGGTTTCGCAAGGGCCGAAGCACCAGCCACTCGATCAGGATCGCCATCGCCACCATGACAAGCGATGTGACGATGAAGGCCAGGGCAAACGGCATGCCCTTCTCGATCAGGGTGACGAAGGTCAGCGCCGCAAACAGCAGCATCGCCCCTTGCGCGAAATTGAAGACCCCGGACGCCTTGTAGATGAGCACGAAACCGATCGCGACGAGCGAGTACATCACTCCGGCAAACAGACCGCTGACCAATGTTTCAAGAAAATAGGACATGAGTTCCTCAGTGAACCGTGCCGAGATAGGCGGCTATCACGTCGGGGTTCTTGCGCACCTCGTCGGGTGCCCCGTCCGCGAGCTTGCGGCCGTAATCGAGCACCACCACATGGCTGGCGAGGTTGAGCACGATGCCGACATCGTGCTCGATCAGCACCACGGTCGAGCCGAAGACGCGATTGACCTCGCGGATGACGCGGCTCATCTCCTCCTTCTCTTCCTGATTCATGCCGGCCATCGGTTCGTCGAGCAGCAGCAGCTTGGGGCCGGAGACCAATGCCCGGGCGAGATCGACGCGTTTTTGAAGACCGTAGGGAAGTGTCGAAACGATCCTTCCTGCATGGCGGTCGAGCCCGAGGAACGACATGGTGCGCTCGGCTCGGGCAAGGAAGCCGTGGCGCTCGGCGCCGTCCCTGCCCAGCCGGAAGATGTTTTCGAAAAAGCTGGCGTTGCCATGACGAGAGAGGCCGGCCAGCACGTTTTCGCGCACCGACAGGCGGCGGAACAACGCATTGTGCTGGAAGGTCCGGCCGATGCCGAGATGGGCCGCCTTCTGCGGATGGATCGCCTCGAAGCGCAGCCCGTCGAAGACAATGTCGCCGGCGTCGGCGCGATAGACGCCATTGATGACGTTGAGAAGCGAACTCTTGCCGGCGCCATTCGGCCCGATCAAGGCGCAGATCTCACCCTTGGCGACGCTGAAGCTCAGCGCATTCAGCGCTCGTACGCCCTTGAAGGACAGCGACACGTCGTGGAGTTCCAGCAGGCCGCTCATCACGCATTCACGGATTTCAGGCGGGACGCCGAGGCACGGTCGGCTTCGCGACGCTTGACGGCCTCGATGTCACGGTAGCCGTCGGCGGGATGCGTCGCGGGAAGATAGGGCCCTTGGCCGAACAGCTTTTCACGCAATGTTCCGAGCTTGTAGGCGGTGGGATAGACGCCGCGCTTCTGCAATTCCGGCACCAGCAGATCGACGGCCGCCTCGAAGCTTTCGGGCGTCACCGCATAGGCGAGGTTGAAGCCGTCGACACCGGTTTCATCGACCCATTCCTGAAGGATGTCGGCGATGGTGCCGGGCGAGCCGACGAAGACCGGCCCGACGCCGCCAATGCCGCCCCATTTCGCCAGTTCCTCGACGGTCCAGGCCTTGTCCTTGCCGGCAAAGTGCTCGACCATCGAAACGATGGCGTTGGTCTCGACCTTCTTGAGCGCGTCGGTTGGCGCATACTGGCCGAAATCGATGCCGGTCCAACCCGACATGAACACCAGCGAGCCATCGTAGGATGTATAGCTTTGGTATTCCTCGAAGCGCTTCTTCGCCTTCTCGTCGGTCTCATCGACAATCAGCGTGGTGAGATTGTAGATCAGAACATTCTTCGGATCTCGGCCCGCGGCGGCGGCTTTTTGGCGGATTTCGGAAACATAGGCCTTCAGCAGCGATTTGGTCGGCGCGCCGACGAAGACGCACTCGGCATGCGCAGCGGCGAAGGCCTTGCCCGGCCCCGAGGCGCCCGCCTGATAGAGAACCGGGGTGCGTTGCGGCGACGGCTCCGAGAGATGGTAGCCGGGCACCTCGAAGAACTTGCCCTTGTGGCCGATCTCGTGGACCTTGCTGGGGTCGGTGAAGATGCCACGGACCGGATCGCGCAGCACCGCGCCCTCTTCCCAGCTGCCTTCGAAGAGCTTGTAGAGCACCTCGACATATTCGGCCGCGACCTCGTAGCGGTTGTCATGGCTTTTCAGGCCGGTCTGGCCCACATTCTTGGCGCCACTTTCGAGATACGACGTGACGATGTTCCAGCCGACACGGCCTTTGGTATGGTGGTCGGCGGTCGAAAGCCGGCGGGCGAATGTGTAGGGATGTTCGAACGAGGTCGAGGCGGTAATGCCGATGCCGAGATGCTCGGTGGCAAGGGCGATTGGCGCTGCCAATTGCAAGGGATCATTGACCGGAATCTGCGCCGCTTGCTCGATCGCGTGATAATTCGAGCCCTTGTAGACGTCGTAGTAGCCGATGACGTCGGCGATGAATATGCCGTCGAAAATACCACGCTCGAGCGTCCGAGCCAGGTCCTGCCAGTAGTCCAGATCCTTGTATTTCCAGGACTTGTCGCGTGGATGCTTCCACAGGCCAGGGGATTGGTGGCCAACGCAATTCATGTCGAAAGCGTTGAAGCGAATATGCCGACCCATCCGTCACTCCTTTGATAGCCCTGTCGGGCGACAGCGGGAGGAAACTACCGACATGCCGGTCGTCAACGAAGGCAGAATATAATGTCTATGGATTATATAGAGAATTATTATTTCGCCCTTGGCGCGCATCGTGGTTTTTCCCCGAAGCACGGCTTGGAACGCTGTAAGAGGGTGATCATGACAAAGCTGGAACAAGCGCGCGACGAGATCGGCGGGCAGCCGTATCGAGCGCGGCGCTGCCGAGCGTGATGCTTAGGGATCCGCCAAGATCGCCACGTCCCAAAACGTCGGCTTCACCTCCAACTGACAGCGCCGATGCCTTCGGGCGTTCTCAGTCATCGAAATCGGCCTGCACGGCGGAAAGAACGAAAGACGTGATCTCGTCCTCTATTGAGCGGCCAGTGCCGTCACTTCTCGCCGGAACGGCAGCGCGTCGCCGATATCGAGTTCGTCCAGTTCACGAGCGAAGCGGTGGCCGGCGTAAGTGGCCCAGGCAATCGGACCCGGCGCCTCGGCATCGCCGATGACCTTGATCGAGCGAATGCCGCTGTCGGCCCATTCGTCCCGCCGCGCCTTCAATTCGGTCCAGACCCCATCATCCTGTTGGCGCGACGTCACCAGCACCACGGCGTCG
Protein-coding regions in this window:
- a CDS encoding ABC transporter substrate-binding protein, with translation MSLLTKTMSLAAAAAMAVTLLGSASFAEDGTGQQLYPLFTYRTGPYAPSFIPFGAGNIDYLRYIDEVEGGVDGVKILVQECETAYTIERGIECYERYKNGYNGALTAAIYPHSSGLDVALTDKARIDKIPIVSPGGGQNIATDGRVFPYQYPLVFDYWSEAQIIVDYIAQQAGGYDKLKGLKIATLYHDSGYGRDTIEPLGILSKKYGFEDIQIPVPHPGEQQQTQWQQIRRANADWVFLRGWGVMTPVAIKTAARVGFPANRIIGDIWSGSEDDARPAGAAANGYLAVSVFPPGTNYGILKTLKADILDKGKSDLKDNSKFGTVYYNYGVIEAITFVEALRTGHKKFGNRPLTAAEGQWALENLDIDQKRIAELGAEGLISPLKTSIDNHKGETIAAKIIQWNGQSWDTRTDWIKADASLFADVIKAKAAAYAKEKGIEPRVATN
- a CDS encoding ABC transporter ATP-binding protein; protein product: MSGLLELHDVSLSFKGVRALNALSFSVAKGEICALIGPNGAGKSSLLNVINGVYRADAGDIVFDGLRFEAIHPQKAAHLGIGRTFQHNALFRRLSVRENVLAGLSRHGNASFFENIFRLGRDGAERHGFLARAERTMSFLGLDRHAGRIVSTLPYGLQKRVDLARALVSGPKLLLLDEPMAGMNQEEKEEMSRVIREVNRVFGSTVVLIEHDVGIVLNLASHVVVLDYGRKLADGAPDEVRKNPDVIAAYLGTVH
- a CDS encoding branched-chain amino acid ABC transporter permease; translation: MQESAPSKPLRRPALGVGTIAVVAGLVAAFAVPVLADDYWLSSIIIPTVIMGLAGIGLNLLMGYTGLVSIGSAAFMSIGAFSTYNLLLRAPFLPLPVVLILAGLIAAAAGVIFGLPSLRIKGFYLGASTLGAQFLFEWLFTNFSWFSNDSQSLTISAPRLQILDYDLQSATGRYYLVIATTVLLIALAFAIVKSRVGREWMAIRDMDVAASVIGIRVARRKLLSFGISSFFLGIAGALWAFGYLGTSDAHAFNLDKSFQILFIVIIGGVATIFGNFLGAAFIVLTPILLDRLSLIIDLSFLGDQGALANLQHIIFGTIIIVLLIKEPDGLSSLGRRGVEALRSRTRSSS
- a CDS encoding branched-chain amino acid ABC transporter permease → MSYFLETLVSGLFAGVMYSLVAIGFVLIYKASGVFNFAQGAMLLFAALTFVTLIEKGMPFALAFIVTSLVMVAMAILIEWLVLRPLRNRDPLTLFMATLGLSYVIEGFAQLLMGMDVHMLDLGIPDVAVQVGGIYVSQFDIIASLIALTLVATLAITFNKTRMGISLRAVASDTLAAQSIGIRLPVIWRIVWSVAGIVALVAGLVWGSRQGVQYSLSLVTLKALPVLIIGGFSSIPGAIAGGLLVGATEALADIYVGPLVNGSVSTWLAYILAVGFLLVRPAGLFGDREIERV
- a CDS encoding LLM class flavin-dependent oxidoreductase, which gives rise to MGRHIRFNAFDMNCVGHQSPGLWKHPRDKSWKYKDLDYWQDLARTLERGIFDGIFIADVIGYYDVYKGSNYHAIEQAAQIPVNDPLQLAAPIALATEHLGIGITASTSFEHPYTFARRLSTADHHTKGRVGWNIVTSYLESGAKNVGQTGLKSHDNRYEVAAEYVEVLYKLFEGSWEEGAVLRDPVRGIFTDPSKVHEIGHKGKFFEVPGYHLSEPSPQRTPVLYQAGASGPGKAFAAAHAECVFVGAPTKSLLKAYVSEIRQKAAAAGRDPKNVLIYNLTTLIVDETDEKAKKRFEEYQSYTSYDGSLVFMSGWTGIDFGQYAPTDALKKVETNAIVSMVEHFAGKDKAWTVEELAKWGGIGGVGPVFVGSPGTIADILQEWVDETGVDGFNLAYAVTPESFEAAVDLLVPELQKRGVYPTAYKLGTLREKLFGQGPYLPATHPADGYRDIEAVKRREADRASASRLKSVNA